The Erigeron canadensis isolate Cc75 chromosome 4, C_canadensis_v1, whole genome shotgun sequence genome window below encodes:
- the LOC122596443 gene encoding uncharacterized protein LOC122596443, translating into MAMKSIILFITLLVVIFVAPQANAQSLFRINGTVYCSPGGAPLVNGATPPFANATVQAMIGPIPIGEAVITDTRGEFVIDFLQSLLGSLASKLQSMDAKVVVTTPLTACNSSFPANTFLVSVPPFQLLSNNTGGTVLLSVRSYDCVAISVGLL; encoded by the exons ATGGCAATGAAATCTATCATCCTGTTTATCACCCTTTTGGTAGTTATATTTGTGGCACCACAAGCCAACGCTCAATCATTATTCAGAATCAATGGGACTGTATATTGCTCTCCGGGTGGCGCGCCTCTTGTCAATGGCGCCACTCCTCCTTTCGCAA ATGCTACAGTCCAAGCAATGATAGGCCCAATTCCAATAGGAGAGGCAGTAATAACAGATACAAGAGGAGAATTTGTTATAGATTTCCTTCAATCTCTGCTTGGCTCTTTAGCTAGTAAACTTCAATCAATGGATGCCAAAGTTGTCGTTACTACGCCACTCACGGCTTGCAATTCATCCTTTCCAGCAAACACCTTCCTAGTATCGGTCCCTCCTTTCCAATTGTTGAGCAACAATACCGGCGGTACTGTATTATTGAGTGTGCGATCATACGATTGTGTTGCTATCTCTGTTGGGTTGTTATAA
- the LOC122598525 gene encoding phylloplanin-like translates to MAIKSIIFLLITLLVVVFVAPKANGQPVVIRINETVFCSLNASIVVNTTTPMLPFPNATIQLTISGTPILPTTTTNLQGRFNLGLIQSRHTSLPNLQSPNAKVVVTTPLSVYNSSLPPNTFLKSVPPLQLLFQAPTVYQLGMQAFKSVQI, encoded by the exons ATGGCAATAAAATCTATCATATTCTTGTTGATCACCCTTTTGGTAGTTGTTTTTGTGGCACCAAAAGCCAACGGTCAACCTGTTGTAATAAGAATAAATGAAACTGTATTTTGCTCTCTAAATGCCTCTATTGTTGTCAATACCACAACCCCAATGCTTCCTTTCCCAA ATGCTACAATCCAATTAACCATCTCCGGGACTCCAATAttaccaacaacaacaacaaatttacaAGGACGATTCAATTTAGGTTTAATTCAATCTAGGCATACGTCTTTGCCTAACCTTCAATCACCGAATGCCAAAGTTGTTGTTACTACACCACTCTCGGTTTACAATTCGTCCCTACCACCAAACACCTTCCTAAAATCGGTCCCGCCATTACAATTGTTGTTCCAAGCTCCTACCGTCTATCAATTAGGCATGCAAGCATTCAAGTCTGTTCAAATTTAA
- the LOC122595237 gene encoding uncharacterized protein LOC122595237, with the protein MAMKSIILLATLLVVVFVPREANAQTIGVTLRINGTVPCSLTGIVPTLPNITTPTTLPFPNATVQLVVLGIPVGLTVRTDSLGRFVLTTVQSVVASTTNLLNQAVVVVTTPLSVCNSSLPANTFLQSARPLQVLSNTGSLLSLTVGSFVSVKL; encoded by the exons atggcAATGAAATCGATCATCTTGCTTGCTACCCTTTTGGTAGTTGTTTTTGTGCCACGAGAAGCCAACGCTCAAACCATAGGAGTTACCCTTAGAATCAATGGAACTGTACCTTGCTCTCTGACTGGCATTGTTCCTACTCTTCCCAATATCACAACCCCAACTACTCTTCCATTCCCAA ATGCTACAGTCCAACTAGTGGTACTCGGGATTCCAGTAGGACTAACAGTAAGAACAGATTCACTCGGACGATTTGTTTTAACTACAGTTCAGTCTGTGGTTGCATCTACAACTAACCTTCTAAACCAAGCTGTTGTTGTGGTTACCACACCGCTCTCGGTTTGCAATTCATCCCTTCCAGCAAACACCTTCCTACAATCCGCCCGCCCGTTACAAGTGTTGAGCAACACTGGTTCCCTTCTTTCGCTAACTGTGGGATCATTCGTGTCTGTTAAACTATAA